In Kitasatospora cathayae, the DNA window GCGCTGGCGCCAGGAGGGGATCGCGGCGTCGGCGGCCAGGCGGGCCACCCGCTGCTCGGCCTCGGCCTTGCGCGAGGCTTCCTGCTGCGCCGCCAGGGCGCGGGCCTGCTCGGCGACGGCCGCCAGGACGGCCGGGTCGATGGTCGGCGCGGCCGGCGCCGGGCGTTCGACGAGCGCCGTGGCCGTCGCCTGCTGCCAGGTGGTGCGGATCCGGTCGGCAGCGGGTGCCGCCTCGTGGTGGCGGGCGGCGCGCTGCTCGGCCGCGCGGGCGAGTCGGCCAAGGTGCCCGCTGCGGTGCGGCTGCTGTTCGTCGCGCTCGACCTGGTCGGCGGCAGCCCGGGCGGTGGCGCGGTGGGTCCGGGTGGTCGCGGTCGTCCGCCGGGACCGGGCCTGGCGGCCTCGCTCGTCGGCGAGCTCCTCGGGCCGGTGCCGGTCGGCGCTGATCCGGTCGCGGGCGTCCTCGACCAGGATGTCGATGTCCTGGCGCCCGGCCGGCTCCCCGGCCTCGGGCCCGGCGGTGCGGGTGCGCCAGGGCTCCAGCACCGCGGCCGCCTCCGGCCGCCGGAGCGAGGCCTGCGGCTGCGCCAGGACCGGGCCGTTCTCCAGCCCCGAGAGCGGTGCGGCCGGCTCCACGGTGACGAGCAGCACGGCGGGTTCGGCGGTGCGCAGGGCGAGGCCTCCGCCACCGCCGGGACCATGCGGTTCGGGACCGCGCGGGGTGCGCCGCGGGCGGCCCGGGCCAGAGGGGCCGGGCCCGTCACCACCGTTGGGGGTGTTGGGTCCAACGGGTCCTCGCTCGGCCACGCGACCGGTGATCATGCCTTCGGCGCTGTCCGCGTCCAGCGTCTTGCCGTAAGCGGAGACCGCGCGCAGCAGCAGCTGGCCGGGACTGGCCGGGGCGCCGAGGCGGGCCCGGGTGCCTTCGTCCTCGACGCTCTGCAGGGGCAGCCACAGGTCCGAGCGTTCCTTGGCGCGGGTGATCGCCGGGTACAGGGTGAAGGCGTCGGCGCCGGTGCCGTTGACCAGCGCGCGCATCGCGGTCAGGCCCTGGGCGGCGGTGACGGTCATGGCGTAGGCGTGGGTGAGGGCGCCCTCGGCGATCTGGTCGCGGGTCAGCCACGCCTGCTCGGTGACGAGCTTGTCGGGTCCGGCCCCCCGCTGCCACTGCACCAGGGCGCCGCGCTGGTCGACGGTCAGGACCACGCCGCGGTAGCCGTTGAGGATGTCCGGTTCGCTGCCTGCGGTGCGCCGGGATCGGCGGTCGTTGACCTTCGTGCGGACCAGGTCGCCGACCGCGAGGTCGAGCACGCGCCCGTCGGCCAGGGCGAAGGCGTGGTCTGCGCCGAGTTCGCCGGCGGCGCGGCGAATCTGGCGCGCCCCGGCGTTGAGAGCGTCGACATCCGCGTTGCGTCCGGCGAGCAGCAGCAGGTTGCGCAGGTTCTCGTGCGGATCGGACCAGCGGTGGCGCTCGCTGCTCCAGACGGTGAGCATCGCGGCGGTGGTCTGCTCGCCGATCTCGGTGGCGTGGACGTGGCCGGCGTCGGCGAGCCGGGCGAGCGCGGTGGAGCGCCCGCCGGTGCGCCACACGGTCAGCGCGTCGCGCTCGACGGCGGCACGCTGGCGGCGGTTCTCCTTCAGCGCCAGACCCTGGACGGTGCGGTGGATCTCGGCGAAACCACCGCCGACGCCGATCGGCTGGAGCTGCTGCTCGTCACCGACCAGCACGAGCTTGGTACCGGTCTCGGCGGTGTGGGCGAGCAGCTTGGCGAGGGTTCGGTCGTCCGCCATCGCCGCCTCGTCGACGACCAGGACGTCGATTCCCGCGAGGCCTTCGCCGTCCTGGATGCGTAGCAGCCAGGACGCCACGGTGGTGGAGGTGATGCCGGATTCGGCCTGCAGGTTCTGCGCGGCAACCGCCATCATCGCGGCGCCGGCGACGGTCAGCCCGGCCTGCTCCCAGGTGTGCCGGGCGGCGGAGAGCATCGTGGTCTTGCCCGCCCCGGCGAGGCCCTGGACGGTGTCGACGCCGTGCCCGGCGGTCAGCAGCCGCAGCACCGCGGCGCGCTGCTCACCACTCAGCTGCAGCTGCTTGGCGGCCTCGAACACGGCCGTCTCGCGGACCGCCTCGACCGGGTCGACGATGGCGGCATGGTCGGCGATCCGCTCCGCGGGAACGGTGGTGATGACCTGCTCGGCGGCCAGCACGTCCACCGTGGTGTACCGGGCCGCGTTGGTGTGGTGGGAGGCGTGCAGGTCCGCCAGCGCGACCGCGTACCCGGCCTCGGCGAGGACCTGGTCGGTGAGTGTCTCCAGCTCCAGGTGCCCGTACAGGCCGGGCGGCAGCGCGCGGGCGACCTCGGCCAGGGCCTGTGCCCTGGAGAGGTCCTTGCGCTTGCTGGTGACGCCGGTCTCGGGGTCGAAGACCTGCGAGGCGAGCCCGGCCAGGTCGGGCAGATCGAGGCCTTCACCAGGTCCGGCTGCCCCCGGGAACGCGGCGGCCAGCACCTGCCGCAGGCGTTCCTCGCCGCCCTGTCCGTGTCGGTCGGCGAGCACCTGGACGGCGTTGGCGTGCCACGCCGTGAGGACGTCTACCTCGGCGATGTCCTGCTTGGCCTCGCGCTGCTTGGCGGCCAGGACGCGGCGCTGCGCGGTGCTCAGCTCAGCCCCGCCGGCCTCGAGGATCTGCCGGTTGCGGCGCGAGAAGGAGCCGCGCAGCTCGGTGGGGACGGCCGCGATCTCCCACTCGCGGTTCGCCTCGTTGTACTCCCACGCCACGCCCAGGCGCTCGGTCAGCGCGGTGCGGAACAGCGCCTTCTGGAGCTCGTTCGCGGCGTGGGAGTGACGGCGAAGGTCGCGCCCGCCGGACGCCGGGGAGCGCCACTTTCCGTCCTCGCACCTCACCATCCGGGCCAGGACGACGTGCGCGTGCAGGTGCGGATCGCCCACCGACCCGGCGACCGGGCGGGCGCTCTTGTGGGTCATGATCCAGCCGAGGAACCCGGAGGACGCGACGCGTTCGGCGATCTCTCCGTCGCCCTGGTGGCCGCTGACGCCGTACGAGCACCACGTCTCCAGCGCGCTCACCGCGCTGCGCACCGAGGCCAGGAACTCCTCCTCGATGATGCCCCGCACGTCGGCCGGGGCGAGTCCCCACGCGGTCGAGACGGACTTCGGGAGCGTGAAGCCGATGTCGTCTCCGGCGACGTCCACGCGCTCGCGGTCGCCGGCGTGCCGCCACGCCGAGGCGAGCGCGGCGGGCCGGTAGACGCTCTCCAGCTCGATGCCGGCGGCGGTGGCCAGCTGTGCGAGAGCGGTCACCGGGGCGCGGTGCTCGCCGCCGTCACGCAGGTTCATCCGCTCGAGCCGGGCCAGTCGCTCGCGCAGGTCCCGGGTCGGCATCAAGGCGGCGGGCGACGCCGCTCCGGCCCGGTCGGCGGCGTCGCGAAGGGCGGCGAGCAGCGGCGCCGCGCTGAGCTTTCCGGCGTCGGCGACCCGCCACACCGGGTTCGTCAGCTGCTCGCGGGTGGCCGGGTGCTGGCCCGACATCAGGGCTCGGGCGGCGTGCGGATCGACCCGCTCTCCGGCCACCAGGCCGACCTCGGCCAGGCCTGCGCCGATCCACTCCAGGGGCCGTGCCTTGCCGTCCAGGCGGTATTCGACGGCCGCGCTCGCGCCGTGGTCGGGATGCCGCTCCCCGGGCCCGGGGGCTTTCTGGTGTTCGCGGTCGCAGCCGTCGCCTTCGATCAGGCGGTATTCGATCTGCGCCTCGGAGCGGATCGCCGTGACAGCCACGCGACGAATCCCCTCCCCTGTGCCCGCAGAACGCCCCCGTGGCGGCCTGGAAACGCCTCGCCCTCACCCTGCGCCGACGCGGTGGTGTTCGCGCGGCCTGTGTCCGTGTATCGGAGATACCCAGGCACATGTTCGTGGAGCGTGGCTTGATCGTTTTGTGTGGTCAGTATCTGCTTGATGGTTGTTGTGGTTCAAGTTGCTTGGTCGGTGTGCTGCTGTTCTGTGATGGTGATTTGGTCGCTGTGTCTGTTTTTGTCCTGATGTTGGGTCTGTTTTCGCTGATGGGCTTGCTGTTGGGGTCGAGGTGATTCCGCAGAACGGTGGAATCGTCCGGGGGAATCGCCGGGCGGGGGCTTGTGACCATGGCCAGGGTTTCGTCACAGTTGCTTCTTGTGACGGAATCCGAGGGGACCACAGGACTGTGCACCGCTCCCGCCCGCGGGGGCGGTGACGGCGGGCTGTGCGGCAAGCCGCTCGCCCGCAAGAAGACCGGACGGGCGGCGCTCTACTGCAGCCACGCCTGCCGCCAGGCCGCGCTGCGCCAGCGCCAGAGAGCCACCGCCGGCCCCGCGCTGCTCGGCCAGGCCCAGGCCCTGCTGCGCGAAGTCGATCCTCTCGCCGCCGCCGAGCAGCTGCACCTCATGCCGCTCGGCGACGAGCAGCTCGCCGCGTTCATCCGCCACGCCCGCGCGGTGCGCAACGGGCTGCGCGGGATGTACGCCGTCCTCGGCGTCCAGCTGCGCCCGCTCGATCTCCAGGACACCCGCGAGCGGCTGCGCGAACCCCGCGCCGCGAAGGCCGCCCCTGCGCCGGCCGCACCTGGGCAGGAGGAGCTGCCCGCAGCCCTGGTCGCCGCGATCGAGGAACCGGCCACCGCCGCGGCGAAGGCCGTCGCGCCGCCGAAGCCGCGCCGCGCGGCACCCGACCGGCCGCCGGTCGCCGGCCTGGTCCCGACCGATGAGCAGCACGCCATCATCGACGCCTGCCTCGGCGGCGGCGACCTGGTCGTGGAGGCCGGCGCGGGCACCGGCAAGACGTCGACGCTGCGCATGGTCGCCACCGCCCTCGGCTCCCGGCGCGGCCTGTACATCGCCTTCAACAAGGTCACCGCCGACGAGGCCAAGAAGTCGTTTCCCAAGACGATCGACTGCCGCACCGCGTACTCCCTCGCCTACCGGGCCACCAGCGACGCCATGAAGGCCCGCCTCAACGGTCCGCGGGTACCGGCCAGCCGCTCGGCGGAGATCCTGCGCATCCTGGAGCCGCTGCGCGTCAACGCCGATCTCCTGCTGACCCCGGAGACGCAGGCCCGCCTCGCCCTGGAGGCCCTCCAGCAGTTCTGCTACTCCGACGACCGGGTCGTCGGCGCGCACCATGTCCGCCCGCCGAAGGGACTGACCGATCGGGAGGAGCAGCTGCTGCGCGAGGCGGTGCTGCCGTACGCGACGGCGGCCTGGGAGGACGTCACCTCGCCGCGCGGGCGGCTGCACTACGCCCACGACCACTACCTCAAGGCGTGGGCGCTCACGAGCCCGAAGCTGCGGGCCGACTACGTGCTGCTGGACGAGGCACAGGACTCCAACCCGGTCATCGCCGACCTGGTGCAGGCGCAGGAGCACGCGCAGCGGATCGCGGTCGGCGATTCGAACCAGGCGATCTACGGCTGGCGCGGGGCCGTGGACGCCCTGGTCACGTGGCCCGCCCGCCGGCGGCTGCGGCTGACCGAGTCGTGGCGCTTCGGCCCGGCCGTCGCCGCCGAGGCGAACAAGTGGCTCACCCTGCTCGGCAGCACGATGCGCCTGACCGGCTCGGGGCCGGACACCCGGGTGGTCGACGGCGGCCTGGACAAGCCCGAGGCTCTGCTGTGCCGCACCAACGCCGAGGCGATGCGCCAGGCTATGGTCGCGCTCGCCGCGAACAAGCGCCCGGCCCTGGCCGGCGGCGCCGGAGCCATCAGGGCCCTGGCCGAGGCTGCCATCACCCTGCAGCAGGGCAAGGGCTGCTCCCACCCCGAGCTGATCGCGTTCACCACCTGGGACCAGGTCCGCCAGTTCGTGGCCCAGGACAAGTCCGCCGGGGAGCTGCGTACGTTCGTGCGGCTGATCGACTCGCACGGCGCCGAGGGCATCCTCAAGGCCTGCGGCCAGCTGGTCGGCGAGCGCGGCGCGGACGTGACGATCTCGACCGCGCACAAGGCCAAGGGCCGCGAGTGGGACACCGTCGCGGTGTGCGGCGACTTCGACGAGCCGAAGCCGGACGAGCGGACCGGGGTGGTCCCGCCGCCTCGCCGCGACGACATGATGCTCGCCTACGTCACCGTCACCCGTGCCCGCAAGGCCCTGGACCGCTCGGGTCTGGCCTGGGTTGACCAGTACGGCGGCGGGCCCGCCGGCCGAACTGTGCCCCGCAGTCTCACCGCAGTGGGCCGCGCGGCGCGGAACCTGGCGGCCATGGAGACCTGGTCGCCCGACCTCGACCTGGACGGCTGACCGGCTCGCCGCACACGCTGCCGCGCCCCCGTTGGACCTGTCAGGTCCAACGGGGGCGCGCTGTGGCTGCAGCTACCGGGCGTCGGGCAGCAGTTCGGCGAGCATGGCGGTGAGCGGGGCGAGCTGGTCCGGCTGGATGGTCACCTTCCCGCGGTCGCCGTGGTCGGGGTCGATCAGGAGCAGCATGGTCGACCCTGCGTCCTTGCCGTGGGACTCGGTGGGGATCTGGTCGAGGAGCTGCCACAGGATGCCGGCGAGCTCGGCGCGGGAGCAGTCGATCTGGTCGAGCGAGAGGGGCGCCCTGGGCGCGGGGGTGGTCATGGCGGTCATGCTGGCGGGGCGGCGGCAGGTCAGGGCGGTGATCCGGTTCAGGATCACCAGAACGGAGTCGAGCGTCTGCAGGTACGGCTGCAGGTCGGCGAGCAGCTGGTTGAAGTCGTGCACGGGGAGGGTCTCCTCGCGGTGGATCGGGCTGGGCCCGGCGCAGGCTCTCTGCACCCCTTGGCTGCGCGAACCATCCCTTTGGCAGGACGGCCCGGTCGCACGGGGCCGGAATCCAGTCCGTTGAGGTGGTCCGGTCGCCCGCCCGACCCTATTGGACCCAATAGGGGTAATAGGTCTAGTCGGCAGCGGAGTTGGCGCATCGTCGCAGTTCGGTGATGGTGAGTTGGCCACGGGCGGCCGTCGCTTCACGCGCATGCGCGGAGGGGGCCGTCCCAAATACCCGAAGCCCCGGTCCGGCTCGTTGGAGCCGGACCGGGGCTTCGGTTGTTCAGCGACCCCCTACTAGGTGGATCAGTTCAGCTGCGGCGGCGGCGAGCTGGCCGACGGCGGCTCCGGCCAGAGCTGCCCCCACTGCCTGTGCCGCGCCGGTGGCCAGGTCGCGGCGTGTACGCCGCAGCACCGGCCGCCGCCGCGGGGTGGAGATCCCATCATCACCTGCGGGTCGCGCGCTCGGCGGGCTGGCGCCGACGGGGCGACCTGCCACGCGCGATCCGGCGTTCGCCCACCATCGCCGGGCGCGGCTGATAGACGGTCGGCGGAGTCGCCGGCCACTGCTCGACGATGTCCAGCAGGGCCTGCTCGCCTCCCCCTTCGACGTGCACGGTGAGCACTTTGGCCACCTCGGCCGGGTCGCCGGGGCAGAGCGTGCCCTGCCCGGGCAAGGCATCTTCGGCAACCTCGGTCGCCCGCTGCTGCCAGATGCCGGCTTTCTCCCGACGCCCGGTCCCGGCGAAGTGAACCGCGAGGAGGTGAGCGGCGAGCTCGTCGTCCGCGCCCGCCGCCACCTCCCACCAGAACTCGGCCCAGGGCGACTGGCCCAGCAAGTACATCAGGCAGCCGACGACGCGCGCGGCGGCCTCGTCGCAGTCGAGCCCGGCGAGCGTGTCGGCGATCGACTCGGGGGGTGCCTCGCTCACTACGGCCGCGCACAGGTGCTCCAGGTCACGGCGCAGATCGGCCCGACCGGAGGCGGCCACCACGTCCAGGTGCTCGCGCTTCTGCGGGGTGCGGGCGGCCGAGGCGGGCGGTGCCGTGGCCGTCCGGGGGGCCGCCGGGGTGCGCTCGGACCGCCCGACGGTGCGGGCGGGGGCCGGTCGTTCCCCCTCTGCAATGCGTGCGGCGAGGCGTCGTACGCTCGCCACCGGGTCATGCCCTTCAAGCTCCCGTCCCAGTTCCTCGGCGTCGTCCCGCAGCAACTTGTGGATGTTCACGTCAGGTCCCCTCGTCCTTGGTGATCGTTCCGGGGGTCGAGCAGGTACTCCATGTGACGCGTGCCCAGGGAGTAGTACGTCCGCGCCGTGCTGGGAGCGATGTCGCACACCGCGGCGATGGTCGGGTAGTCCACCGCGAGCTGGCGCAGCCGCACCACCTCGGCCTGCACCGGGTACGCCTTCGCCAACTCCTCCAACGCCCAGCGCAGCGCGTCGCGGTCCACCAGCTGATCCATCGGCTCATGGCCGGTGTCCTCCGGACCGGTGTGCCGGATCAGCTTCAGCGTCTTCGCATCCACCCGGCCGCGGCGGCGGAACGTATCGGCCACCGCGTCCCGCACCAGCTTCCAGGCGAAGGCCTGCACGGCGCGGACGTCCGGACCGCCCAGGGCGCGGTCCCACTTCTCGTACAACCGGATCCCCGCCTCCTGCACGGCGTCCTCAGCATCAGCCCGGTTCCGAAGCTTGCCGAGGGCGTAGCGCAGCCACCTGCCTTCCTCCTCCACGTAGAAGACCGTGAAGTCGAGGGCGAGCGAACGCATCGGGTCCTGCTCCAGGACCTCCTGGTCATCGCCCGAGAACGGCGTCGTCACCGTGCCTCCTGTACGACGGTCGCCCGCTGCCGTGCAGCCGGCGAGGGTGATCCGGTAGAGGTCGCCGTGGCGGCGACGGGCACCGGGGACGGCCCCCGACACCTGGGAAGCGAGGCGACCAAACCGGCCCGCCGCGTCGCGCTTCTCCCGGATCTTCCTGACGACGCCGACGCTCGCCGGTATCCGACAAGGCCTCAGAGGCTGCCGCACGCTGCTCCCCCCTCTCTGCTCTTTCCGGTGTCCGGCGCACCGGGCGGCGCGCCGACGCCCTGTGGGGCGCAAAGGGAGAACCGTTGCGAGAGGGGGCCTCGTTGATCCGATCAGGCGGTCATTTGATGACCGTAAGTGATAGAAAATGCACATAGCGTGCTGACCTGCAGATTTGAGCGCATGCAGACCCTTGCAAGCACCATTTCGTGACATGGATCACGTGTTTGGCATGCCATCAGTCTTGCTACAGGGGGCGCTGGGGTGGGGCACCCACCCCCACCGCCAAGACCCGAAGCCGCCTTGCGGCACCCACACGCGCACACCAGCCCTGTTGGGTCCAACAGCTCCAATGAGCCTGTTGGGGATAAACCTAATGTGGCCGTTGCGAGCCAGCCCCGGCTCAACGGCCTCCACCCTCCTGTTCACAGGAGTCGAGGCCCCGGTGACCCCGACCGGGAACGCCACCACCCGTCACACCGAGGACAAGGTGACGGAACATCTGACTTGGGCCGGGGCGCGCCCGTCCGGGTGAAGCTCGTTGGGAGACAGCCTTTCCGCTGGCTACGGTCACGCCATGACGCCAAATCAGGTGTGGCTGGCCGTCCGCGACGGAGACGACTCGATGATGGTCCGCGCGGATCGGATCACGGGTCTGCAGATGTCCGGCTCCGACAACGCCGAGTTCCCCTGGGAGTTGGAGGTGTTCATCCCCGGTCTCCCATCGCAGCGCGGATGGTTGACCGTGGCCCGCGGCGCGAGTGACCAGTGGTCGAAGCGCGCGCCGCTGGAGCTCCCCGCGCTGCTGCGCGGTAAGGAGCTCGACCGCCTGGAAGGCGGCAGCACCGTCGCCTACGCGGTGGTGGCAGACGAGTTCGACTCGGCGGAGAACGGCCTGCTGGACATCGTCTGGTCGTACAAGTAGCCGCACGGATCACCAGGGCGGCGTGAAGGGCCCTGTGGGCGCCTGTGAGACCTCCCGAGGTGAATGGCCCGCGGGGAGGGCTCACAGACGCTCACAGGGCCGTTGCCGCGCGATGCCGCGCCCACCCACGAAGCTGTGGGTGGGCGGAGCGCCTCTCGGTCAAACCGTTGGCCCAGATTCCCCGTGCTCAAAGCGGGCGGACCGTGCTGCCTCATAGGCCTTGATGACCTTGCGGTCCTGGAGGACGAACCAGGCTGGGTTGGGGTTGAGGATGTCCTTCACCGAGGTAAAGGCGTTGGGCGCGAAGATCGGCAGGATCAGCGGCTCAGCCTTTCCGTCGGCATCCTTTCCGCATTGGAACACGAAGTGCTGACAACAGATGGCGATCCTCGGCGGGTTGTGGATCAGCTCCTTGACCGCCGCCTGGTCCGACTCATCCAGCGTGCGAATCGCGGCGAAGGCGCGTTCGACTGTCTCGATCGACGGAGAGGCCGGCTGGTAGAAGTCGGAGGTCGGGATGAACGCAGCATGCACTGGTGCCCTGCCGAGCTCAGCATGCGGGATCTGTCCGAGTGCGAGGACGAATACGGCGTCACCGCCATACCTGAGAAGGTCCGACAGCAGTCGACCGTCGAACCTTTCTTCGTCGCCCTTCACCTCCACGAAGGCATGCAGGTCGGGCAGCCAGAAGTCCGGCAGGTAGGGCCGCCTGTCCAGGCCAACGGTGTAGCCCTGAGGCTCGTACTCCCAGGTGATGCCGATGGCGTCGAAGAAGACGGCCCACCGGGCCTCAAGGCGTGAACGGAAGTGGTGGCCGGCGTAGCGGGTTTCAATCGGCTGGATCGTGGTCATGTCCCCCTCCAAGCACTTGGGCGCCTTGCACGGCTTGTAGGTTCTCAGCTCAGATGACGGGGCGTGGCCCTATTGGCCAATCAGCTGTAGTGGCGTTGGTGGGCAACGGGGGTCGTCGGGGCTGTTCGAAGCTGGCTAGGTCAGACGTCTTTGGCCATGTCAACGAATCGCGAGTAGTGGCCTTGGAAAGCCACGGTGATTGTGGCGGTCGGGCCGTTGCGATGTTTGGCGACGATCATGTCGGCCTCTCCGGCGCGCGGGGACTCCTTGTCGTAGGCGTCCTCGCGGTGGAGCAGGATCACCACGTCGGCGTCCTGTTCGAGCGATCCGCTTTCGCGGAGGTCGGACGCCATCGGCGTCTTGTCCGTTCGCTGTTCCGGTCCTCGGTTGAGCTGAGAGAGCGCCACCACGGGAACGTTGAGCTCCTTCGCCAGCAGCTTCATGTTGCGGCTGATTTCGGAGACCTCTTGCTGCCGGTTCTCGGCGCGGCGGCCACCGTTCTGCATCAGCTGCAGGTAGTCGATGACGACCAGGCCCAGGCCGTGCCGCTGCTGCTGGCGCCGGGCCTTGGCCCGAATCTGCACGGCGGAGAGGTTCGGGGAGTCGTCGATGAACAGCGGCGCCGCGTTGATCGAGGGGGTCACGGCGGCGAGACGGTCCCAGTCGGCGTCGGTCAGGTGGCCGTTGCGCATCAGGTGCAGGCCGACGCGGGCCTCGGCCGAAAGCATGCGCATGGTGAGCTCGTCGCGGGTCATCTCCAGGGAGAACAGCGTGGTCGGCACGCCGGCGCGGATCGCAGCGTGCCGGGCCATGTCCAGCGCGAGGGTGGACTTCCCGATGGCCGGCCGCGCGGCAATGATCACGAACTGGCCGGGCTGGAGCCCATTGGTCAGCGCGTCAAGATCGGCGAATCCGGTCGGCACGCCGTGGACGTCTTTGTCCCGGCTGGCGATGTTTTCCATCAGCGCGAACGTGGCGCCGATGGTGTCCTCGACCTTGAGGATCTCCTCCTCGGCCCGGACGTCGTCCACCTTGGCAAGCTCGGCCTGCGCTGCGGCAACGACCTCGTCGACCTCGCCCTCGGCGGCGTAGCCCATGCTGGCGATGGCGGTGCCCGCTCCGACCAGGCGACGGAGCACGGCACGCTCGTGGACGATCTGGGCGTAGTACTCGGCGTTGGCGGCGGTGGGAACCGTGGTGACGAGGGTGTGCAGGTAGGAGGCTCCGCCAGCTCGGACGAGTTCGCCGCGCTTGGTGAGCTCATCAGCCACCGTGATGGGGTCGGCCGGCTCGCCTGCCGTGAACAGGTCGAGGATCACCGAGTGAATCAGCTCGTGGGCGGGGCGGTAGTAGTCGGCGGGCTTGAGCATCGCGACGACGTCCGCGATGGCGTCCTTCGAGAGCAGCATGCTGCCAAGGACTGACTGCTCGGCGGCGAGGTCCTGTGGGGGGACCTTCTCGAAATCGGCAGTCCTGTCGCCGGTGGCCCGGTTGGTCGGGGAGGGGCCTCCGCTGTTCATGTCGGACCAGTCGATGGGTTCGTCGTCGGCTCGGACCTGTGCGGGTACGCTCGTCATCGGATCTTCTTCCTAGCGGTTGTGGATTCGTCTGGCGGCCGGGGCTCTCTTCCCCGGCCGCCTTCGTGCTTTCAGGAGTTCGCGGGGCCACTGGCGGCGTTCCGCCGTGCACGCTCGATGATCGACAGGACATCACCGCCGGCAGCCTGAGGCTGCGAGGCCTGGCGCTGTGTGGCCGCCCGTGCCCGGCGCTGGGCGTCGCGTTCGGCCTCTCGCTCGTTGCAGGGAGCGCAGCGGGCCGCGTCCGTGTCCGGGTGCAGCCGGCACGGGCTCAGGGGCCCGTCGGTTGTACGGATCGGCAGCTGCGAGACGGTCGCCTGGTGCTGGGTGGCGAACCGCGGCTGACGACGTGGCAGGTCTTTGATCCGCTTCGGCAGGACCGATGCGTACCGCTGGATGCCCCCGGGGTTGGCGGTGAGCTCCGCGACCAGTTCCTCGTCGAGTTCCCACCCCTGCGCGACTACGACATCGGCCAGCAGAGGAGCGAGCTTGTGCGCAGAGTCGCGGCCGACCGTCCAGGGGCGCGGCAGGTCCTGCAGGAAGTCGGCGGCGGCAGCCACGAGCGGGGAGGTGACCAGCTTGGTCGCGTAGCGATCCTCCCCCTCCTCCCCCGAACCGACCCCGGTGGTGCCAGTGGGGGTAGGGGGGAGGGTGTATCCACCCTCCGGGGGGTGTGGGGGGGAGACGCTCGTACGGGGCTTGTCAGGCCCGGTACTACGACCTGCGGTTTTGTCCTCTGACGTACGGGGCTTGTCAGGACCCGTACGTGACGTACGGGGCTTGTCAGGCCCCGTACTACGACCTGCGGTTTTACCGTTACTTGCGAGTAGATCGCTCTGTACGGGGCTTGTCAGGCCCGGTACTACGACCTGCGGTTTTGTGACTTCGGCGGCTACGGTGACGTCGACCACCGAACCCTGCCAGTCAGGGTTGTACGCGGGCTCGAGGTACACCTCGTACTCCTGGGGCCCGAAGCCCTTCTTGCCGGGCTTGCGGGTGCGCGGCAGCTTGCGGACGAAGCCGGCCTGGATGAACCGCCGGACCATGTCCTTGACGGCATGGTCGCCGATCAGGCCCTTGCCGTTCGCGCTGGAGATTCCCTCCGAGCGGAGAGAAGCGAGCAGGTCCGCCATGGTGAAGTCGCCCTTGGCGGTGAGGAACAGCAGGTGCAACAGGCCCGTCATGTCGTGCGGTTCCGTCAGGCCGGAGCCGAACACCATGTAGCGGAACACGGTGACTGCGGGCACCGGGGCGGCCTGGGCGACCCGGAACGCGCCGTCGGGCACGTCGTCCTCGCGCTGGCCGGGAACGATTGGGGTGGTGCTCACCGGACCACCGCCAGCG includes these proteins:
- the mobF gene encoding MobF family relaxase; its protein translation is MAVTAIRSEAQIEYRLIEGDGCDREHQKAPGPGERHPDHGASAAVEYRLDGKARPLEWIGAGLAEVGLVAGERVDPHAARALMSGQHPATREQLTNPVWRVADAGKLSAAPLLAALRDAADRAGAASPAALMPTRDLRERLARLERMNLRDGGEHRAPVTALAQLATAAGIELESVYRPAALASAWRHAGDRERVDVAGDDIGFTLPKSVSTAWGLAPADVRGIIEEEFLASVRSAVSALETWCSYGVSGHQGDGEIAERVASSGFLGWIMTHKSARPVAGSVGDPHLHAHVVLARMVRCEDGKWRSPASGGRDLRRHSHAANELQKALFRTALTERLGVAWEYNEANREWEIAAVPTELRGSFSRRNRQILEAGGAELSTAQRRVLAAKQREAKQDIAEVDVLTAWHANAVQVLADRHGQGGEERLRQVLAAAFPGAAGPGEGLDLPDLAGLASQVFDPETGVTSKRKDLSRAQALAEVARALPPGLYGHLELETLTDQVLAEAGYAVALADLHASHHTNAARYTTVDVLAAEQVITTVPAERIADHAAIVDPVEAVRETAVFEAAKQLQLSGEQRAAVLRLLTAGHGVDTVQGLAGAGKTTMLSAARHTWEQAGLTVAGAAMMAVAAQNLQAESGITSTTVASWLLRIQDGEGLAGIDVLVVDEAAMADDRTLAKLLAHTAETGTKLVLVGDEQQLQPIGVGGGFAEIHRTVQGLALKENRRQRAAVERDALTVWRTGGRSTALARLADAGHVHATEIGEQTTAAMLTVWSSERHRWSDPHENLRNLLLLAGRNADVDALNAGARQIRRAAGELGADHAFALADGRVLDLAVGDLVRTKVNDRRSRRTAGSEPDILNGYRGVVLTVDQRGALVQWQRGAGPDKLVTEQAWLTRDQIAEGALTHAYAMTVTAAQGLTAMRALVNGTGADAFTLYPAITRAKERSDLWLPLQSVEDEGTRARLGAPASPGQLLLRAVSAYGKTLDADSAEGMITGRVAERGPVGPNTPNGGDGPGPSGPGRPRRTPRGPEPHGPGGGGGLALRTAEPAVLLVTVEPAAPLSGLENGPVLAQPQASLRRPEAAAVLEPWRTRTAGPEAGEPAGRQDIDILVEDARDRISADRHRPEELADERGRQARSRRTTATTRTHRATARAAADQVERDEQQPHRSGHLGRLARAAEQRAARHHEAAPAADRIRTTWQQATATALVERPAPAAPTIDPAVLAAVAEQARALAAQQEASRKAEAEQRVARLAADAAIPSWRQREFGHVIDIKRAHDSALEKAAAADKLAAAAQRTVDELGPVLGTDRAPAAARVAELVGYLHQSQEQLQLADELTRQADENHTRVLALWEEQRREYRIQELVQQKAAKRFTKLTFRAAGMHEVADALGERLTERRALIDQLDRQRNELLNAARDAEREAWKLRGRSQIQRDEAPEDHLARITRHAHRADTNAYQRALSEAERHRTSAADHRARAEGLVEEARLRKQMSPERNTAENTRRREHRARIQEQRRQEQQRLQEQYRQQQHYRGPEPPSHRGPSRGR
- a CDS encoding RNA polymerase sigma factor; the encoded protein is MTTPFSGDDQEVLEQDPMRSLALDFTVFYVEEEGRWLRYALGKLRNRADAEDAVQEAGIRLYEKWDRALGGPDVRAVQAFAWKLVRDAVADTFRRRGRVDAKTLKLIRHTGPEDTGHEPMDQLVDRDALRWALEELAKAYPVQAEVVRLRQLAVDYPTIAAVCDIAPSTARTYYSLGTRHMEYLLDPRNDHQGRGDLT
- a CDS encoding UvrD-helicase domain-containing protein, producing MTESEGTTGLCTAPARGGGDGGLCGKPLARKKTGRAALYCSHACRQAALRQRQRATAGPALLGQAQALLREVDPLAAAEQLHLMPLGDEQLAAFIRHARAVRNGLRGMYAVLGVQLRPLDLQDTRERLREPRAAKAAPAPAAPGQEELPAALVAAIEEPATAAAKAVAPPKPRRAAPDRPPVAGLVPTDEQHAIIDACLGGGDLVVEAGAGTGKTSTLRMVATALGSRRGLYIAFNKVTADEAKKSFPKTIDCRTAYSLAYRATSDAMKARLNGPRVPASRSAEILRILEPLRVNADLLLTPETQARLALEALQQFCYSDDRVVGAHHVRPPKGLTDREEQLLREAVLPYATAAWEDVTSPRGRLHYAHDHYLKAWALTSPKLRADYVLLDEAQDSNPVIADLVQAQEHAQRIAVGDSNQAIYGWRGAVDALVTWPARRRLRLTESWRFGPAVAAEANKWLTLLGSTMRLTGSGPDTRVVDGGLDKPEALLCRTNAEAMRQAMVALAANKRPALAGGAGAIRALAEAAITLQQGKGCSHPELIAFTTWDQVRQFVAQDKSAGELRTFVRLIDSHGAEGILKACGQLVGERGADVTISTAHKAKGREWDTVAVCGDFDEPKPDERTGVVPPPRRDDMMLAYVTVTRARKALDRSGLAWVDQYGGGPAGRTVPRSLTAVGRAARNLAAMETWSPDLDLDG